One part of the Humulus lupulus chromosome 9, drHumLupu1.1, whole genome shotgun sequence genome encodes these proteins:
- the LOC133800170 gene encoding altered inheritance of mitochondria protein 3-like, translating to MKYYYNIDGHPEPERVMGTLYTEMRKRYSERKNIRHSHFQKYYSGNLNDLDSALNAIPDLCSKESWKEIVDLFLSPKFIARSTQNKKNRKEMKYLSTQGSKSMAAIRNEYDEPDEHAIDAWKDTHIKKSTKTWVSETCKELHEQMTQEMERQNIQSSRSGSESASSEGSTAKSIQYQVMDKILGSRSDYQIGVGYRPKGKGKKSASSSTSQSPSQNQSQVPTNVTPEMMGVLAEMWVKMRDKVESGNFQTDSSLHDPRYESLLQQFLPSQQQGSTSNQSPGTSSMPQQPQQNSPNISGGSSQSPLFNYMFGLSSQFPQTQPMGSQFGGLPQQQQQQHMYGQFGPFMQQQPVYPHYGGSTQQPVYNQQYYTSPNQQQQQSPLIRPQPRPYYPSPPAPQSHEGLSRSTNIEDFLNEHFDEDNNN from the exons ATGAAG tattactataatatcgaTGGGCATCCAGAACCTGAAAGAGTTATGGGAACTCTGTATACGgagatgcgcaaaagatattcAGAGAGAAAGAATATTAGGCATTCTCATTTCCAAAAATATTATTCTGGAAATCTGAATGATTTGGATAGTGCTCTCAATGCTATTCCTGACTTGTGCTCGAAGGAGAGCTGGAAAGAAATCGTCGATTTGTTTCTGAGCCCAAAGTTTATAGCGCGATCCACGCAGAACAAGAAAAATAGAAAGGAAATGAAGTATTTGTCGACGCAAGGCTCTAAATCAATGGCAGCGATCCGTAACGAATAT GATGAACCTGATGAGCATGCTATTGATGCTTGGAAAGATACTCATATAAAAAAATCTACGAAGACTTGGGTTAGCGAAACTTGCAAAGAACTACAT GAACAAATGACCCAAGAGATGGAGAGGCAAAATATTCAAAGTAGTCGGTCAGGTTCTGAATCTGCTTCTAGTGAAGGTTCTACTGCTAAATCAATACAGTATCAGGTTATGGATAAAATTCTTGGCTCGAGGTCTGATTATCAAATAGGAGTGGGATACAGGCctaaaggcaaagggaagaaaTCAGCATCtagctccacaagtcaaagtccaAGCCAAAATCAGTCACAAGTTCCTACTAATGTGACTCCAGAGATGATGGGAGTTTTGGCTGAGATGTGGGTTAAGATGCGTGATAAAGTCGAGTCAGGAAATTTTCAGACTGATTCTTCTCTCCATGACCCACGCTATGAAAGTTTATTGCAGCAGTTCTTACCTTCTCAACAACAAGGTAGTACATCTAATCAAAGCCCGGGGACGTCGTCGATGCCACAGCAACCACAACAAAATTCTCCAAACATATCTGGTGGTTCCTCTCAATCGccactttttaattatatgtttggacttTCTTCCCAGTTTCCTCAGACACAACCTATGGGAAGTCAGTTTGGAGGAttaccgcagcagcagcaacaacaacatatGTATGGTCAATTTGGGCCGTTCATGCAGCAGCAGCCGGTATATCCTCATTATGGAGGATCGACACAGCAGCCCGTTTATAATCAGCAGTACTACACTTCTCCGAATCAACAACAACAGCAGTCTCCTTTGATTCGTCCACAGCCTCGACCATATTATCCTTCGCCGCCAGCACCACAGTCTCATGAAGGTCTGAGTCGAAGCACGAATATTGAAGATTTTTTAAATGAACATTTTGATGAAgacaataataattag